The genomic window CGTTTCCCAGTTCGATCCCTCTGGTGCAAAGGCCGCATACTGTTTATTATCATGGGTTGAAAAGCCAATGATATGTCCTTGCTGCGCCCAAATCTGAGGGTTTTGTGGAAAATCAATGACAGCATGTCCGCCTGTATATTCAGCGTAAATATAGGGAATGCCCACACCGTATGTAAAGGCTAGTGATGATTGATTTTTTTCTGCTAACGATCGAACATGCCAATCGCCATAGTCATCTACTTTTGCATCATTAAAGTTGCTTTCATTTGAGTGACCAATCGTAAAATCCGTGGAAATGGCTCCAACGATATGCCATGTTCCCGCACCACTGTTCTCATGAACAACGACATTATGTGGAGCATCGTAAAAGACGTTCAGTCCCTTTTCGTTTTGTCTGACACTAAATGGATGGGGGTAATGATTATTTGCATACGTATCAACCGCAAGTGAACTCCACCATCGGTTAGTCGGCATTGGTCCTTCTACACGATCCGTTCGATAGATTGTCTCGGGAGGCTCCTTTTGTTGATCCGCGTAACCTGGATCACCGATGTTATCGAAATCAATTGGTGGATACTGTAAAGAAAAGCTTCCTTTCCCTACTTCTTTAACCGCTTGATTGGCGAAACTTGATTGAAACGGAAAGAGTACAATAAGTGCTAAAACGAACCAGAACCATCTTTTTTTCATTTTATTCCCTCCAATTTGTTTTTTGTTTCATATCTACTTTCACATCTGCATAAAATGAGCATGTCCCCTTAATCACTTTCCCTACTCTACGCAGAAACGATTTCTGAATCCATCGAAAAACGTCGACCCTTTATTGGGAAATAAAAAAAGAACATGCATCAGAAATAATAACATTAGTGCTTACGATCAAGCAGTATGTGCTACGCTCTCTTACGCTACGACAACAAGCTACAAGAAATGGTTACAAAACACTTATTCTTTCACCAAAGAAGATTGGGAAACAAAAGCTTACTCATTTTATATGTTTTAGAAATTTGTCAAATGTGCTTTAAATACAAAAAAACTACTCATTCGTTGAGTAGTTTCTTTAATAAAAATTATTGATCAGCTAACCACATGGACAAATTATCCACTTCATCTTCCTCTAATTGGGATTGAGCCGGCATGCTTCCTCGCCCATTTACAATGATCTCTCTAATCTCGTTAGAAGATAAGTTGTTGTTAGCAAGAGCAGGACCCGTTCCACCTTCATTTAAACCAGCATGGCATTGAATACAGCTTTGTTGATACGTCTGTTCAGCTAACGCCTCATCGTACTCTCCAACTTCACTCGTTCCATCATCGGTTCCGTTTTCCGGTTCTGGTGCTTCCGCTTCATCACCATTTCCACCACACGCCGTTAAAAATAACGTTAGTCCAGCTAATACCATCCATTTTTTCATACACATTCTCCTTTTATGGTTACGGTTTCACCTTTTTAAAAACATGCTTATAAAATATAAGCTAGTACCATTATTGTTAACCGATTTATGGAGAAACTAACCTTCTTTTTTAGAGTTTGATGGTTTATTTTTCTTTCTCGACCATGAAGCGAAGATAAGCATCCTCAACTTCTGCATACGTTAATTCGTACAAATGGGTATCTTTATATTTATAAATACCTGCCTTCAGCAGTTTATCAATCATTTTTTCTTGTCTTTTCTTAATAAGCTCTTCTTCTGTCATTCATGCATCACCTGTTCTAAACAATTCTATCTCCATCATACCATATCTCTGTTTAAATTAAATTAATTTTACCCGATTAGTAGGATTAATAGATAAATAAAGTGACGTCATTTCCATCAACATCACTTATCCTAAATCTATGTAGATAAAAATATAAAAAGCATTATTTAGCATTGTCAGCCTCTTCGCCTACAACTGTAGAGTTTGATTCCTCAGGATCAACGTTATTAAAACCATTTATATCAATAAATTGCGCAATACTATTTTTATCTTTATCCGCAACAAGTAGGTTAAATTCGGAAATATTAATAAAAATAGCATCTATTTCTTCTTTTGATAGTTTCTTCTCTACAACAAATTGAGTTTGGAATGTTGTATGATAATTTTTGGGAGTTTCTGCAGGAACAAATTCACTCTTTGAACCATTCAATAGCTCATGCAAATCATTAGGGTATTCTAAAGAAAAGTACAGTTCTTGGTAACCATTAGTCAATAGATCGTATAGATCTGTATCTATTTCGTAGCCCATATTAAAAAATAGTTCCACTTCTTCATCAACATAGTCTACGTTAAATGAAGTAATGTTAAATTTTGGAGGTACTATTATATTTTCTAAAGAAATGGTTGGTTTTGTAGTCTCAGAATCTGTAACGTGATCTCCTTCGACTACACCTTCATTATTATGACAACTGATTAACAGAAATACAGTAACAAGTAATGGAATTGTCTTTAAAAGCATGTGCACACCCTCCATACATTTAAGTTACATTTACTGTTTAACTTTATCACTCCAGGTGAAAAAACGTAAACAATCTAACGTTCTTTACCCTCGTAGATTAATCCCCTCACGTGTCATCAACTTGTATAAATCGTCAACCTCTATAGAGAGGGACAACCTTTGTATACGTTTGAAAGTTGGCTTTTTCATCTTCGTCTTTAAAAAAAGTAAGAATCTCTAAATACGTTACCCTCGACAGTTTCTCTTCTAGAAGACTTGTCATTGCTTTATCGTTTACAGCTGCAAGTAACAGTATATTTCCATAAAACCATTCAAATGCTTTTGAGCGGAATCCCTTCTTTTCATTCCATTCGATATACTGGCAAGCACTTTCACTAAACCTGTATTTTTGCGCTATTAATTGCTGGATGACTTCTGATTGTTCCACGAAAAACGTACCCCTTTGTTCATGCTGGTATCCTTAGTATAAAGGAGCAGACACATCCATGTGAGTGGAGATTATAGGGAACAAAGGGAACGATTAACTATCTATAAAAAGCGGGAAATAAAAAGAAACCCGCTTTGAATTTAAGCGAATTTCTATCGTTACAGTACAGCTTAGCCTATGCATTCTTCTTTGTTTTTGCTGTTTTTTTCTTTGCAGGGGCTTTCTTCTTTTTTGTTTTATCAATGGATGCTTGAAGAGCAGACATAATATCGGTTACATTTGAAGTGTCTTTCGCTTTTTCGGTTGTTGTAACAACTTCCTCACCAGACTTTTTCTTTTCAATTAAGTCCATAAGGGCGTGCCGATACTCATCTTGATAGTTATCAGGATCAAACGATACTGTAAGTTGATCAATGAGCATTAAAGCTGCATCCAATTCTTTTTTTACGATCTTTTGCTCTTGAGGTACATTTGGAACATCTTCCATTTTCCTTACTTCATCAGGAAAATGGATGGTTTCCATCATCAACCCATTTTCATATACGCGCACAATAGCAAGCTGTTCTTTTGAACGAATGATTATTTTGGCAACTCCAATCTTACCCGACTGAACCAGCCCTTCACGTAATAACCCATAGGCTTTGTTTCCACCGGAATCAGGTGCTAAGAAATAGCTTTTTTCAAAATAAATCGGATCAATCTCTTCTAATTTAACGAAATCAATAATTTCTACCGCTTTGTCCTCTTGTTCTTTCTTGAGCTGTTCTAAATCCTCTGCATCAAGGACAACAAACTTATTTTTTGCATACTCATATGCCTTCACAATATCTTCGTTCTTCACTTCTTCATCGCAATCGGGACAAACTTTTTTATAGTTTATCGGGGTATGACATTTTTTATGAAGTTGTCTTAATTTAATGTCTTTGTTTTCCGTAGCGGTATGGAGCTTAACAGGAATCGTAACGAGGCCAAAACTAATGCTCCCTTTCCAAACTGTGTGCATGCAGTCACATCCTTTTTATCCTTAATATGCAGGAAAAGCTAATAATTTATGTGTCGAGGGAAAAACTAACTCGTGAGGTGAGATGATTGAAACCAATGTTAGCTACAAATGCATCTACTATTCCTAAAGGAGACCAATGGTCATATGAGGTAAAATACGATGGATTTCGTTGCTTGCTTCATTGGGACGAGGACGGACCAGCATTATACAGTCGGAATAAAAAAGAATTATCGAAAGCATTTCCAGAAATTATTCATGCATGCTTACAGATTGAAGAGAAAGTAAAAAAGCATCTTCCACTTATTTTAGATGCAGAGATTGTATCATTAGTGAACCCTTATCAAAGTAGCTTCTCTATTGTGCATCGACGCGCAAAACTTCGTACCAAAGAACAAGTTACGATCTATTCCCAACGCTTGCCTGTTTCCCTTATGATTTTTGATCTATTAATGGAAAAAGGCATTCCTTTAACAGACCTTCCGTTAAAGGATCGGAAACGAAAGTTGAATGTACTTCAAAGCCAGACACCAACGTTAGCCATTATTCAACCCTATAAAAACCCTAAAGAGATAGAGACGATTGTGAAGAAATACAATGGAGAAGGCATTATAGCGAAAAAAAATACAAGCACTTATGTGCCTAAACGATCCTCCCAGTGGGTCAAGATAAAGAACTATCGCTATGTTCATGTCATTTTAACAGAGTACGATAAACAAAATGGTTATTTTCAAGGCGGGGTGTATCAAGAAAATACATACGTTCCTATTGTTCAGTTTTCCCATGGTTTAAAGACTGAAGACCGAAAAGCGTTAGCCACTCTTTTTGAAAAAAACGGGGAACGTGTCGGCAAAGAACGGTGGTCTTTACCTCCTTCTATTTGCGTGAAAATTGGTTGCATTAGTTTTGATGGCGATCAACTTAGAGAACCGTTTTTTCAATCGTTTTTACTAGAAGAAAAGGTGGAGGATTGCACGTGGCAAAACCTTCTTTCTCAGCTACAGCCTTTGCCTGCCAACGTGGTGATTACGAGTGAGAATAAACCGATTTGGCCAGCTATACAATATACAAAAATGGATTATTTGCAGTACTTACATGCGGTTGCATCAACTATGCTCCCTTTTTTAACAAATCGGCTACTTACAACTATTCGTTATCCTCACGGTGCCGAAAGCGAAGCCTTTTATCAAAAAAATTGCCCAGATTATGCACCCGAATTTATCCTTACACATAACCGTGACGGCATAAACTATATTGTTTGTAATTCACTTGAATCGCTACTGTGGTTAGGGAATCAGCTCGCACTAGAGTATCATCTTCCTTTCCAGAAAAAAGATCAATCATGCCCCTCAGAAATTGTGTTCGACTTGGATCCGCCTAGTGTGGAACAATTTTCTCTTGCTGTAAAAGCAGCTCTAGCGTTAAAGGAAGTAATTTCATCCTTTGGCTTAATGGTTTACATCAAAACGTCGGGAAATAAAGGCTTGCAGCTATACCTGCCTTTACCAGAAGAAACCTTTACTTATCAAGAGACAAGGGTTTTCTGTCAGTTTATTAGTAGGTATGTGGTAGAACAGCATCCAGAACATTTTACACTTGAACGCTTGAAGAAAAATCGAGCAGGACGATTATACGTTGATTATTTGCAGCATGACGAAGGAAAAACCATCATTGCGCCTTATTCGCCTCGTGGACATAGCCGTGGTTTAGTTGCCACTCCTCTATATTGGGAAGAGGTAACAAATCAATTGAACCCCTCCCTTTTTACACTGACACATGTTGTAAGCCGTTTAAAATTAGAGGGAGACCCTTTTCGAACGTTTCGAGAAAATGTACATGAGCAAGGAAAGCGATTTTCAGATGTTCTTCTACATCTACAATCACTCCTTTCTAAAACGTAAACCTCTATAAAAAAGGAAGCCAACTCTACGTCGGCTTCCTTCCTTTTACTTATTCTTTGTTTGACCCTTTTTTGTTACCTTTTGCATATTTACCTTGTCTACCGTATTCTTTGTTCTCTTCTTTTGAACGTTCATCTCCTCGCTTACCCATAACGATCGCCTCCTTAGTGATTTACATACTGAGTACCCGTCAGCGATTGAGCTAAACATCCTATTTGAACGTTTTTCACAAAGCATAATTGGGCTAGCGCAGTATTTGGATTGCTTAGTTAGGAATGATTACGATTTACATTATAAAAAAATTTTACCAACTTGCTTTTTTCACACCAGGAATTTGACCTTTATGCGCTAGTTCGCGGAAAGCAATACGTGATAATTCAAAATCCCGGAGTACACCTCTTGGTCTTCCAGTCACGCGACAGCGTCTCGTTAACCGTGCTGGAGAAGAATCTCTTGGTAATTTTGCTAGCGCAATATAGTCTCCTTTTTCCTTTAATTCTTTCCGTTTCTGAGCATATTGTTCAACAAGTGCTTGACGTTTCATTTCCTTTGCAACTTTTGATTTCTTAGCCATTTCTTTTACACCTCTTTCTTATAAATCGTAATGATTACGAATTATAGCAGTGTTTTTCTTTTTTGACAACCCTAAAGAGCCAGATACAATGACCTGGCTTATCGTACTTATTTTTTTCGAAACCCTGACAAACCAAAGTTAATAAATTGATGAATTAGCCGCGCCATCTCTTGAGGCGATTCTTTCTTCCCATTCACTAGCCAACTTTCAATTGTATCGACTCCTCCGCTTACAACCAAAAGCGGTATGTATTCGGATAGATCATCACCTAATTGATGTTCTTCCATCCATTTTTTCATAATAAACTCTTGAATAATTCCTATCACTCGTTTTTTAAAGGACGTATCGCCGTTATCACTTAAAAGAATTTGGCATTGCTCACTCCGCTCTGCAACATATTCTAATATTTTGGTCGACATTTGCAAGACTTCATCCTGTTTTTTATAGTTATATTGATTGAGCGTGGCATACATATCATCAAAAAGCTCTTTTCCAATTTTATCGAGTAGATCATGGGCGTCAATATAGTGGCTATAAAATGTTGAACGGTTAATATTAGCCATTTCACATAATTCTTTTACGGTTACAGATGAAATCGGCTTCTCCTTAAGCAACTTCATTAAAGCCTCTTTTAATACCATTCTCGTAAACTGTTTTCTGCGGTCAATTTTTTCTGACAACGTATTCACAACCTTTTCACAAATTTATCCGACATTTTCTATTGATCTGTTGTTCTGCTAACACATTTTATCCAACTGTTTGTTGTATAGACAACACCGTGTAGATATAATGTTAAAAGAATTTACGATATTGTCAACATAGGGTGGGGGAAATGGATTGCTTGTTGAAAGAATTATAAAACATAAGAAATCTGTTGTGATGGTTTTTGCTGCGTTAACACTGTTAGCAATCATTGGACAATTTTTTGTTTCAACCAATTACAATATGGTTGATTATCTACCTGATGATGCTCCCTCTACGAATGCGCTAGAGGTAATGGAAAATGAATTTACAGCATCTATTCCAAACACGAATGTACTAGTAAAAGACGTCAGTATACAGGAAGCACTGTCGTATAAACATGAGTTAGAAAACATGAATGGAGTCGAGGAAGTTCTTTGGCTTGATGACCTTGTTGATTTACAAATTCCACTTGAGATGGTTGACAGGACGACGCTTGAATCGTATTACAAAGACGGTAATGCCTTGTTTTCTTTAACCATTACAACCGGAGAAGAAGTGGAAGCAACAGATGCTATCTACGAACTTATTGGTGAGGATAACGCGATTGCTGGTGAGGCTGTCAATAATGCCACGTCTCAAAACATGGCGGTATCAGAAACCATCTATGCAGCTGCATTACTTGTCCCGGTTATTATCATTATTTTAGTTCTGTCGACTAATTCTTGGGCAGAACCCCTCTTTTTTCTTACTGCCATCGGAGTTTCTGTTTTAATTAACCTAGGTTCCAACATCTTTCTTGGAGAAGTTTCGTTTGTTACACAATCTGTTGCACCGATTTTGCAGCTTGCCGTTTCCCTTGATTATGCCATCTTTTTGCTACATAGCTTTAATGATGAATTAGCCAAAGGGAAGAAGCCTGAACAAGCAATGGCCGCTGCTATGAGAAATTCATTTCCTGTTATTTTCGTAAGTGCGGTTACGACGTTCTTTGGCTTTATGGCTCTAATGTTCATGAACTTTGAGATTGGCGCAGACTTGGGCTTAAACTTAGTTAAAGGAATTGTCTTTAGCTTCATCTCTGTTGTTGTCTTCCTACCTGCTCTTACGTTGTTTTTATACAAATGGATTGAAAAGACGCGCCACAAATCTCTTGTGCCTAGTTTTAAAGGGGTTGGAGCGAAATTACTGAAATTACGTTATCCAGCGCTTATCCTTGTCTTTTTGTTAATTGTTCCAAGCTTTATTGCTCAAGGGAGTACCTCTTTTATTTATGGGCTAGGTGATTTACCTGACACAACTCGTGCAGGTGCAGATGCAGCATTGATTGAAGAGACATTTGGTGAATCAACACCACTTGTTGTTCTTGTGCCTAATGATGATATTGCAAAAGAAGCAGAATTGGTAAGTCAGCTTGAAGAGCTCGCTTATGTTGATTCTGTCATGTCTTATACGAACGTTGTCGGTACAGGGATCCCTGCTGAATTTCTGGATGATTCGATTATCAGTGAATTTCAATCAGAACAGTTCAGTCGAATTATGGTTTTTACAGATGCAGGCGTTGAGGGCGATATTCCGTTTAGCTTAGTTGAAGACGTACGTGCATTAAGTGAATCGTATTACGGAGATACTGCCTACACCCTTGGGGAAAGCGTGACACTTTATGATATGAAAGAGACTGTCACCGTTGATAATCAAGTTGTTAATACCATAACGGTGGTAACGATCGCCCTTGTGTTAATGATCACATTTAGGTCGATCTCCATTCCTATTATTCTGCTTGTTACGATCCAATCAGCTGTATGGATTAATTTAGCGATTCCCTATATGACAAATGATTCGCTCGTATTTGTTGGCTATTTAGTTGTTAGTACGGTGCAATTAGCCGCAACCATTGATTACGGTATTCTCCTTATGGAAACGTACAAACACCATCGTCAAAAAATGCCAGCATACCCTGCAATGAAAAAAGCCCTTGATGAGAAACTATTTTCCATCATTATCTCAGCAGCGATTCTTTCAAGTGTTGGTCTTATTCTATGGATTACATCTACGAATCCAACGGTTTCTTCTATTGGATTATTGTTAGGTCGAGGTGCCATTTTAGCCTTTATCCTTGTTGTTGTCCTGTTACCGGCACTATTGCTTGTTGGTGATAAACTCGTGAAAAAGACGACGTATCGATCAAATTTCTATGAACAAGAGGAGGAGACGGAACGATGAGAAAAAGATGGACGATTGCCACTGCTGTATGTGTTCTTGTGTTTACATCCCATTCTTACGTTTCAGCAAATACAGAAGCAGAAACAGGGACGATTGAAAGCAAAGATGAAGTTGTCTATGCGAATCTATTTGCTAATGGTGGGATCCAGGAACTCTACATCGTCAATGCGCTAACAGTTACTGAAGAGGGGCTGATTTCTGATTATGGCCAGTACGATACCATCACGAATTTGACGGATTTGTCAGCAATTGAACAAAAGGATGAAGAAATTACATTAAACGCGCCTGTCGGGACCTTTCACTACCAAGGCAATATTCAAAAGGATCCCCAGCTACCCTGGGATATAGAGATTCGCTATCTATTGGATGGCGACCAACTAGACGCTGAGGACATCGTTGGGGAAAGCGGAACATTTGAGCTTGAAATAGACATTTCGCAAAACGATACGATGGATGAAGCATTTTTTGACCATTACCTCCTACAGGTATCGGTTCCACTCAATAGCGATCTTTTTACAGCGATTGATGCACCAGACGCAACTATTGCCAATGCAGGTAAGAATAAGCAGCTTGCGTTCACCGTAATGCCAGAAGAAGGAGCCGAACTCCGTCTTTCTGCTGAAGCATCTGCTATTGAACTTGAAAGTATTGAGATTTCAGCATTACCTTCTTCATTTGCCATTGATATGCCGGATACGGAAGAGCTAACAGGTGAATTTGATTCCTTAACTGGAGCGATTGGTGAGCTTGCTAACGGTGTCGGTGGCCTTAAAAACGGCATTCAAGAATTATCCTCCGGTTTAACGGAGCTGGGAAAAGGTTCTGCACAGTTTCAAACTGGTCTTACCGACCTGTCTTCAAGTGGGAGTGACCTCGTTACGGCTTCCAGTCAGCTACAAGCTGGTTTAAATGAAGTGAATACCGCATTAAACGGAGCAGAAGATGACCTTAGCTTTGATATGGGTACAGAATTAACAAGCGGCCTAGATGAACTTGTTGCAGGCTTACGCGAGCTGGCAGGAGGGCTAGATACACTCGGTGCCCATCATCAACAAGGCTATCAGGCACTTGAAGAAGCCATGAATCAACTTCCAGCAGCTACACTATCAGAAGAAGCAATCGGCAAGCTATATGAAACAACAGAAGATCGTGAAACCCTTGATGTTTTAGTGGATTCTTACACTGCTGCGCAAACGGTTAAAGGTACGTTTGATGCAGTTAAAGAAGCGTTTACCTCTGTCCAACCGGCGTTACAAGAAATGAGTACTTCCGTCACAGACATGGCTGATGGGTTACATACAATGTCCCAATCCTTGTCTGCAGTCGCCGACTCGTTTGATGCAGATGCTGGCTTAGGTGAATTGACGAACGGCATTTCCCAGCTCGCCAGTCAATATAGCCAGTTTCATGAAGGTCTCGCTTCTTATACTGGCGGCGTATCTAAAGTAGCAAATGAATACAACCAAATCCATCAAGGGATTCAAGAGTCTGCTACTGGTTCAGCACAGTTAGTAGATGGCGGCGCGTCCCTACAGGCAGGAATGAATGAACTGCATGATGCTACTGCAGAAATACCGGAACAGATGCAGCAAGAAATCGATGACATGATCGCCCAATATGACAAATCAGATTTTGAACCTCGATCGTTTGTTCACGAGAACAACGACGACCAAGTCGAGAATGTCCAATTTGTTATTCACACCGAGCCTTTAACAAAAGAGGAACCCTCTCCTGAAGTGGAGGAGGAAGAAGAGCCTAACATCTGGCAACGTTTTTTAAACCTTTTCCGCTTTTAAAAGGTACACAAAAAGAATCCTTACACCTTGAACAGTGTAAGGATTGTTTTTATTTAAGCTAAATGTTCCTGAGAAGGTACGTACGACTCTTCAAGCTGTAAATCTCGTGCAGTCGATGCCTGAATTTCTTTAAATAAACTTGGATGGCTCATTAATAATTTTCCATAAGAAGGAACCATCTCTTTGATTTTCGCCTTCCATCCATCTATTTCTGATGGAAAACATTTTTCTAAGATTTCAAGCATCACATGGACTGCTGTCGATGCACCTGGTGAAGCACCAAGTAATGCGGCAACGGAACCATCATCTGCCGTGACCACTTCTGTTCCAAACTGAAGGGTTCCTCTTCCGCCTGCTTCCGTATCTTTTATAACCTGCACACGCTGACCAGCAACGATGATCTCCCAGTCTTCACTTTTCGCATTCGGAATAAATTCCTTTAATTCTTCCATTCGCTTCTCATTTGATAACATGACTTGTTGAATTAAATAGCGGGTTAACCCTAATTCTTTAAACCCTGCTCCCAGCATGGTAAAGAGATTATTAGGCTTAACAGAACCAATCAAATCAAAGTATGATCCGGTCTTAAGAAATTTAGGAGAAAATCCAGCAAACGGACCAAATAATAACGATTTCTTATTATCAATATACCGTGTATCTAAATGCGGAACCGACATTGGTGGAGCTCCTACTTTTGCTTTTCCATATACTTTCGCATGATGCTGCTCTACGATTTCAGGGTTGTTACAGACGAGAAATAATCCGCTTACAGGAAATCCACCAATTCGACGTGATTCAGGTATTCCTGTCTTCTGTAATAACGGCAAACTACCTCCACCAGCACCAATAAAGACGAACTTAGCTGAATGATTTTCCGTTTCTCCAGTATTGATATTTTGAACTTTCACTTTCCAAGAGCCATCGCCTGCTTTCTTCAAATCTTTTACACTATGCTCATAATGAACAGCGACGTTCTCATTTTCTAAATGGGTAAATAACTTACGTGTTAGCGAGCCAAAATTCACATCTGTACCTGTGTCGATTTTTGTTGCGGCAATAGGTCCATCCGTTTCTTCACGGCCTTCCATTACAAGAGGCATCCATTCTTTTAACACTTCAGGGTCATCACTAAACGCCATTCCTTCGAAAAGAGGGTTGTCTGATAACGCTTCCATACGTTTTTTTAAAAATAAGCCATTCTTTTCACCTTGAACCATACTAATATGTGGAATGGGCATAATAAACTCTTTAGGATTTTCAATTAGCTTTTTTCTTACAAGATAAGACCAAAATTGTCGTGAGAGTTGAAAATGCTCGTTCACCTTTACAGCCTTGCTTATATCAAGTGATCCGTCCGGCTTTTCCGACGTATAGTTTAATTCGCACAGTGCTGCATGACCTGTACCAGCGTTATTCCATTCATTCGAGCTTTCTTCCCCTGCACTTTTTAACTTTTCGAAAACCGTTACTTTCCAGTCTGGTGCTAACTCTTTTAATAACGTACCTAGCGTCGCGCTCATCACTCCAGCGCCAATTAAAATAACGTCTGACTTAGTTTCTCTATAGCTCATTTCGCTCATCCTTATGTCCATTAGTCATTAGAAAAACCTCTATTATCTAATAATAAACTATTTCTGACAGATAAAAAAGGTGTGAACTACCCAAAGATTGTTTTTTCTCAGAAAAACCCGAAATAACGGCGATTTTCTCTGTTTTCTTAGTATTCCACATCTTATTTGAATATACACATCATAGTGCTTTTCACTACCATTTGGCAAGTGAAAGTTAAACACTGCCTTTTTTCTGTAAAGGTCCTACAATGATGCTTCCCTTCTAGTTTATGTCTCTTTGCTTATCCATATTAAAGTGAATTATGAGAATAACCCTTTGACGACTTTGAAGAAAAACCCATATAATGAAATCATTCCAAATTTGTACACGAAGGGTTGAATCAATGAAGAAATTACTTTTTTCTTTTTCTGCCGGGTTGCTTACTTCTATTACTGTTTTTTCTCTAATCCGCTATTTTTTCTAAAGTCGATTAAAGAGAATAGGAAGCTGCGAATGAATACTGGTTGTCTTGTTTTAACGTACTAAGAGAAAAAAGACCCAGACTTTCGTAACTGAATAAACGTTGATAAAAAAACTTGTACTTTTTTTCTGTACAAGTTTTTTTATATGTGGTTTTATTTTGTGCCGTTTGTACATACGTATAACGTAGGACAGGGAGGTGAGGCATTGTCAGTGGTTGACGGTCTTTTCTTTTTTTTGACGGTAATGTGGGTGTCTGAATTTCTTTTTTTTCGAGGAAAATCAAAGCAAGAGCCTGGTGATTTGAAGGAAAACAAAAGCTTTCATTCGATCTTGGCGTGCACGGTTCTTAGTATTACGAGCTGTGTTCTTTTACATCAAATCGGTTGGACCCTGTTCGATCTTTCGATTCTTTCAAGCTTAGGCGTCGTTCTATATAGCCTTGGTATCGGCTTGCGGTATTGGTCCATGTTTGTCTTAAGGGATCACTTTTCAAGACATGTTCATGTAACAGCAACAATGGAATTAGTTAGCCATGGTCCTTACCGTCTTATGCGCCATCCGCTATACACAGGCTTATTTCTTTGCGTTCTAGGCATCTCCATTTATCTTGGGACTATCATTGGGATCCTCCTTTCCGTTGTCATTATGGCACATGTACTCAAGAAACGAATGGTAATAGAAGAAAAAATGCTTACAGCAACACTGCCCAAACAGTATGAGGAATGGAAACAAAAACGCTGGATTTTGCTTCCTTG from Shouchella hunanensis includes these protein-coding regions:
- the mqo gene encoding malate dehydrogenase (quinone) is translated as MSYRETKSDVILIGAGVMSATLGTLLKELAPDWKVTVFEKLKSAGEESSNEWNNAGTGHAALCELNYTSEKPDGSLDISKAVKVNEHFQLSRQFWSYLVRKKLIENPKEFIMPIPHISMVQGEKNGLFLKKRMEALSDNPLFEGMAFSDDPEVLKEWMPLVMEGREETDGPIAATKIDTGTDVNFGSLTRKLFTHLENENVAVHYEHSVKDLKKAGDGSWKVKVQNINTGETENHSAKFVFIGAGGGSLPLLQKTGIPESRRIGGFPVSGLFLVCNNPEIVEQHHAKVYGKAKVGAPPMSVPHLDTRYIDNKKSLLFGPFAGFSPKFLKTGSYFDLIGSVKPNNLFTMLGAGFKELGLTRYLIQQVMLSNEKRMEELKEFIPNAKSEDWEIIVAGQRVQVIKDTEAGGRGTLQFGTEVVTADDGSVAALLGASPGASTAVHVMLEILEKCFPSEIDGWKAKIKEMVPSYGKLLMSHPSLFKEIQASTARDLQLEESYVPSQEHLA
- a CDS encoding efflux RND transporter permease subunit, giving the protein MVFAALTLLAIIGQFFVSTNYNMVDYLPDDAPSTNALEVMENEFTASIPNTNVLVKDVSIQEALSYKHELENMNGVEEVLWLDDLVDLQIPLEMVDRTTLESYYKDGNALFSLTITTGEEVEATDAIYELIGEDNAIAGEAVNNATSQNMAVSETIYAAALLVPVIIIILVLSTNSWAEPLFFLTAIGVSVLINLGSNIFLGEVSFVTQSVAPILQLAVSLDYAIFLLHSFNDELAKGKKPEQAMAAAMRNSFPVIFVSAVTTFFGFMALMFMNFEIGADLGLNLVKGIVFSFISVVVFLPALTLFLYKWIEKTRHKSLVPSFKGVGAKLLKLRYPALILVFLLIVPSFIAQGSTSFIYGLGDLPDTTRAGADAALIEETFGESTPLVVLVPNDDIAKEAELVSQLEELAYVDSVMSYTNVVGTGIPAEFLDDSIISEFQSEQFSRIMVFTDAGVEGDIPFSLVEDVRALSESYYGDTAYTLGESVTLYDMKETVTVDNQVVNTITVVTIALVLMITFRSISIPIILLVTIQSAVWINLAIPYMTNDSLVFVGYLVVSTVQLAATIDYGILLMETYKHHRQKMPAYPAMKKALDEKLFSIIISAAILSSVGLILWITSTNPTVSSIGLLLGRGAILAFILVVVLLPALLLVGDKLVKKTTYRSNFYEQEEETER
- a CDS encoding methyltransferase family protein, coding for MVDGLFFFLTVMWVSEFLFFRGKSKQEPGDLKENKSFHSILACTVLSITSCVLLHQIGWTLFDLSILSSLGVVLYSLGIGLRYWSMFVLRDHFSRHVHVTATMELVSHGPYRLMRHPLYTGLFLCVLGISIYLGTIIGILLSVVIMAHVLKKRMVIEEKMLTATLPKQYEEWKQKRWILLPWVY
- a CDS encoding YhgE/Pip domain-containing protein, which codes for MRKRWTIATAVCVLVFTSHSYVSANTEAETGTIESKDEVVYANLFANGGIQELYIVNALTVTEEGLISDYGQYDTITNLTDLSAIEQKDEEITLNAPVGTFHYQGNIQKDPQLPWDIEIRYLLDGDQLDAEDIVGESGTFELEIDISQNDTMDEAFFDHYLLQVSVPLNSDLFTAIDAPDATIANAGKNKQLAFTVMPEEGAELRLSAEASAIELESIEISALPSSFAIDMPDTEELTGEFDSLTGAIGELANGVGGLKNGIQELSSGLTELGKGSAQFQTGLTDLSSSGSDLVTASSQLQAGLNEVNTALNGAEDDLSFDMGTELTSGLDELVAGLRELAGGLDTLGAHHQQGYQALEEAMNQLPAATLSEEAIGKLYETTEDRETLDVLVDSYTAAQTVKGTFDAVKEAFTSVQPALQEMSTSVTDMADGLHTMSQSLSAVADSFDADAGLGELTNGISQLASQYSQFHEGLASYTGGVSKVANEYNQIHQGIQESATGSAQLVDGGASLQAGMNELHDATAEIPEQMQQEIDDMIAQYDKSDFEPRSFVHENNDDQVENVQFVIHTEPLTKEEPSPEVEEEEEPNIWQRFLNLFRF